The Huiozyma naganishii CBS 8797 chromosome 3, complete genome genome contains a region encoding:
- the ABF2 gene encoding DNA-binding protein ABF2 (similar to Saccharomyces cerevisiae IXR1 (YKL032C) and ABF2 (YMR072W); ancestral locus Anc_2.535): MLLPSSVARQFIVRSFQLLPRSYFHCGPIAQWQASFTLLKSVKKQAKPLTPNQSRLNARKDVLKQAPKRPMTAYLLYCKEIRPGMKKENPDLKTTELTKLFGEKWSELSEQARKPFVEQYEKDFAEYQKEKAAFEKTLPPKKPAAPFFLFTKDVRSSVVDAHPDATFGEISTLVSQKWNSMEESKKEEYHDLYKKQLKEWEDAFPEFSKN, translated from the coding sequence ATGCTTCTACCATCTTCTGTTGCCAGACAGTTCATTGTCAGGTCGTTTCAGTTACTACCTAGGTCGTACTTCCACTGTGGGCCCATCGCACAATGGCAAGCGTCCTTCACTTTGTTGAAGTCCGTGAAGAAGCAGGCTAAACCGCTTACACCCAACCAAAGCAGACTAAATGCGAGGAAGGATGTTCTTAAGCAAGCTCCCAAGAGACCAATGACTGCGTATCTGCTATACTGTAAAGAGATCAGGCCTGGgatgaagaaggagaaccCTGATTTGAAGACAACAGAGCTAACAAAGTTGTTTGGGGAGAAATGGTCCGAGTTGTCAGAACAGGCTAGGAAACCATTTGTGGAGCAATACGAGAAAGATTTTGCGGAGTACCAGAAGGAGAAGGCTGCCTTCGAGAAGACCTTGCCACCAAAGAAACCTGCTGCACcattcttcctcttcacAAAGGATGTTAGAAGCTCTGTGGTAGATGCTCATCCAGATGCTACTTTTGGAGAGATTTCCACATTGGTTAGTCAGAAATGGAATTCCATGGAGGAATCAAAGAAGGAGGAATACCATGATctttacaagaaacaactgAAAGAATGGGAGGATGCTTTCCCtgaattttccaaaaactgA
- the SDD2 gene encoding Sdd2p (similar to Saccharomyces cerevisiae YMR074C; ancestral locus Anc_2.537), producing MDAELQALREARLAQLKSSAGQNASGSDAGAGAGGPNGGNPGADASAGTVNPALVRFLQPQALERLSRVSLVRPDRVKSVELYLQQLISTGQLNYKINENEIVQILNGIARQENKRNDQKIIFERKDMDLKELEGDNHKEDDSEDDFFDE from the coding sequence ATGGACGCTGAGTTACAGGCTCTTCGAGAGGCAAGATTAGCTCAGCTTAAAAGCAGTGCCGGACAGAACGCCAGCGGCTCAGATGCAGGTGCAGGCGCAGGAGGCCCCAATGGTGGGAATCCTGGAGCCGATGCGAGTGCCGGGACTGTGAACCCTGCTCTGGTTCGTTTCTTACAACCGCAGGCGTTGGAGAGGCTGTCGCGTGTCTCGTTGGTGAGGCCCGACAGGGTCAAGTCTGTGGAGTTGTATTTACAGCAGCTAATCTCTACTGGGCAGCTGAATTATAAGATTAATGAGAAcgaaattgttcaaatctTGAATGGTATTGCCAGACAGGAGAACAAACGGAATGATCAAAAAATCATATTTGAGAGGAAGGACATGGATTTGAAGGAACTCGAGGGAGATAACCACAAAGAAGACGACTCTGAGGACGACTTTTTCGACGAATGA
- the IRC21 gene encoding Irc21p (similar to Saccharomyces cerevisiae YMR073C; ancestral locus Anc_2.536), producing MDPPEIRKPSVRIVTNGSNALPNRNNTGTAKRKKVRLQPGHSALDWSHKVVTDGAKGLLITGLDTLVQDSEFQRLNAGTVMNQVAHRIPTYKIRPLMAINSKILKNHQDYLSKHDFWAVYKGKVYCLSYYLDFHPGGIEIIIDHATRDPPDIRGAFDRYHRWVSAEKLLETCLVGKYVED from the coding sequence ATGGACCCACCGGAAATCCGTAAACCTTCTGTAAGGATCGTTACAAACGGTAGCAATGCCCTCCccaacagaaacaacactGGAACGGCCAAGCGAAAGAAAGTAAGATTGCAACCGGGACACAGTGCGCTAGATTGGAGCCACAAAGTGGTCACCGATGGTGCTAAGGGGCTGCTTATAACTGGGTTGGACACTTTGGTACAAGATAGTGAGTTTCAAAGACTCAATGCAGGGACCGTTATGAACCAAGTGGCGCATCGCATCCCAACGTATAAGATCAGGCCGCTGATGGCCATAAATTCCAAGATTCTTAAAAATCATCAAGACTATCTCTCAAAGCACGATTTTTGGGCAGTCTACAAGGGCAAAGTGTACTGTTTGAGTTACTATTTGGATTTCCACCCTGGGGGCATCGAGATTATTATAGATCATGCCACGAGGGATCCACCGGATATCCGTGGGGCATTTGACAGATATCATAGATGGGTGAGCGCAGAGAAACTACTCGAGACTTGCCTCGTAGGTAAATACGTGGAAGATTAA